In Debaryomyces hansenii CBS767 chromosome A complete sequence, a genomic segment contains:
- a CDS encoding DEHA2D16214p (weakly similar to uniprot|Q06629 Saccharomyces cerevisiae YDR295C HDA2 Subunit of a possibly tetrameric trichostatin A-sensitive class II histone deacetylase complex that contains an Hda1p homodimer and an Hda2p-Hda3p heterodimer): MNLMDMLSEEARDDIYQRNDMQSVLDENDPLTETTDSVITQPENGVYYLPSVLTQLQKDLTETVLHIFSLDLLDEIRTKRERSSINSLLDNTGPEFDAMNDTHSEAMNKYDKVNLLFEQLRLITKHPSLLVDHFMPKKLLLSEVNERLASLSGKFQLFNRLLDSFIDNNISKYESLNNTENNDFHILVVADNVKELELIEGLIIGKKLHYNNLSSERLYNDNSGKRKFKQEVDNIDGEPGRKRKHPSATTYTKKSEHSLCLSLATSQQLYNNYSASFENSQVNLIFSFDLNLDTQTPSIELIRSNNLPNRPDTLLESDAIPLKTPVFIPILNFSIEHIMLQMPQKKANNSFNLNNSKDSPNYKWKLQILNAFAVNRREAYEYHDHDFFLENYGSNMSVLFEWIYTWDIMRFPFEDNNAMMKFNDRLMLSFTDDQLTRELHINYLHKFGYFIEDLCKDDMEVDESINEIKIDHEHYKIEVFNYKTFKSKFAQLIYDRVCQIERAIDIKHKEILPSLRQAESLRQSTIDEDEEAISSNYRKLRKLNDEANFADKKMGRAESDIEKFQEHKLQSEFKLQFLRNNLVDEVKVEEELNKTLSEQEKLIEELDKEWANTSTEYEKLCEENNTSSVKYQNSSTDAVQLSSKLIALRDANSKLEGKLNGAGIQLLPSLINKDELINHEVELNKLKSENQFMLRFFDEKLDKLIKERTSLMDSTSNGSSSRPTNRVSRASTPF; the protein is encoded by the coding sequence ATGAATCTCATGGACATGCTTTCGGAGGAAGCACGAGATGATATTTATCAGAGAAATGACATGCAATCAGTattagatgaaaatgatcCACTAACTGAAACTACTGATTCAGTCATTACCCAACCAGAAAATGGCGTATATTATTTACCTTCCGTCCTCACCCAATTACAAAAGGATTTAACGGAGACTGTGCTTCATATATTTAGCTTAGACTTACTCGATGAAATACGTACAAAGAGAGAAAGGAGTAGCATTAATAGTTTGCTTGATAATACGGGCCCCGAATTTGATGCAATGAATGATACGCACAGTGAAGCGATGAATAAATACGATAAAGTAAATCTATTATTTGAACAGCTAAGACTCATAACTAAACatccttcattattagTTGACCATTTTATGccaaagaaattattattactggAAGTGAACGAAAGATTGGCAAGTTTATCAGGAAAGTTTCAATTGTTCAACAGACTTCttgattcatttattgACAACAATATTCTGAAATACGAAAGTTTAAACAAtactgaaaataatgactTTCATATATTGGTTGTGGCAGATAATGTCAAAGAATTAGAGCTCATCGAAGGGCTAATTATAGGTAAGAAGTTGCATTACAACAATTTGAGTAGTGAAAGATTATACAATGATAACAGTGGAAAGCGTAAGTTCAAGCAAGAGGTAGATAATATAGATGGTGAACCGGGAAGAAAAAGGAAACACCCTTCGGCAACTACATATACAAAGAAAAGTGAACATTCACTTTGTTTATCTTTAGCTACATCGCAACAATTGTACAATAATTATTCAGCTTCATTTGAGAATCTGCAAGtcaatttaatattttcatttgatttaaaCCTCGATACCCAAACCCCTAGTATAGAACTCATAAGGTCCAACAATTTGCCGAACAGACCAGATACATTATTGGAATCTGACGCGATTCCGTTAAAAACTCCTGTTTTTATaccaattttaaatttttcaatcgAACATATAATGCTTCAAATGCCTCAAAAGAAAGCGAATAATAGCTttaacttgaataattccaaaGATAGCCCAAATTATAAATGGAAgcttcaaatattgaatgCATTCGCTGTTAATAGGCGCGAGGCGTACGAATATCATGATCATGACTTCTTCTTAGAGAATTATGGTAGCAATATGTCAGTTTTGTTTGAATGGATTTATACGTGGGATATTATGAGATTTCCTTTTGAAGATAACAATGCaatgatgaaattcaaTGACAGGTTGATGTTAAGCTTTACCGACGATCAACTAACTAGGGAGCTTCATATTAACTACTTGCATAAATTTGGCTATTTTATCGAGGATTTATGCAAAGATGATATGGAGGTTGATGAAAGCATAAACgaaataaaaattgatCACGAACATTACAAAATAGAAGTATTTAACTACAAGACGTTTAAATCAAAGTTTGCTCAGCTCATATATGACCGTGTGTGCCAAATTGAAAGAGCGATTGACATAAAGCACAAGGAAATATTGCCCTCATTGAGACAGGCTGAAAGCTTGAGACAATCAACTATCGATGAAGACGAGGAAGCAATAAGTAGTAACTATAGGAAATTACGAAAACTAAATGATGAAGCGAATTTCGCTGACAAGAAGATGGGTAGAGCAGAATCTGATATAGAAAAGTTTCAAGAGCACAAGTTGCAACTGGAGTTTAAGTTACAATTCTTGCGTAATAACTTAGTGGACGAAGTTAAAGTTGAGGAAGAGCTAAATAAGACTTTATCAGAACAGGAAAAgcttattgaagaattggataaGGAATGGGCTAACACTTCGACAGAGTATGAAAAGTTATGcgaagaaaataataccCTGAGTGtgaaatatcaaaatagtTCTACAGATGCAGTTCAGTTATCTTCTAAATTGATAGCCTTAAGAGACGCAAACAGTAAGTTAGAGGGAAAATTAAATGGCGCTGGTATACAACTATTACCTTCGTTGATTAATAAGGACGAACTCATTAACCATGAGGtggaattgaataaattgaaaagcGAAAACCAATTTATGTTACGAttctttgatgaaaaactagacaaattaattaaagaaagaacATCACTAATGGATAGTACGTCTAATGGTTCCAGTAGCAGGCCTACCAATAGAGTAAGTAGAGCGTCTACgccattttga
- a CDS encoding DEHA2D16148p (similar to CA5673|IPF1272 Candida albicans IPF1272 unknown function) — translation MNNLKRVGRYGCSVRCNGFIHNLRHFATSPSIVNHTLTDQPFSVPKARIRPHIFTGKSKRDAIKYTDLPIDTYPNPLFSMSKEEILELNSQSYLHLLNVPYKSISETDKFCLNIIEIANELIISDTKKVTKLLINIKDTDMTSIITSTLRKYFINDRVKSSILEFMDSPISGSFREGFFNNISHILELQDKSDDQKSEILLSYLNKLALVGSVNKKPLVLNKGFYEKIISLIPATRYAEFYSYLLNLNIQTYATQQLDNLKYKLIMGSNLEKFVVRTGWMDSKWHDVQRPTFDSIHQEKMVQFFSIKDLKTFALFAIKKEDVVDATLYLNLIVSKFEGKCKQRMEPGFNQRSIEATLSDDIQSVLNVILNYIMVFKGSQSCIKVLKYMVKNHLDVKFENLLTIMINLRAQGYYQEALLLMNNIHLKSLNNTQLLHLIEEILQLIKEKYPTSPKILIGYVTSMFSGNQKSIEDNSGLTLLDDLNLLSVVYSGGEIGKLSQSLSIVQKANVDNSLTGFEFTPNGLTQVYGIILNSLPNSQITPDYIFKLYVTYISKLMASRDSTTIGEGANQQHVFHENNLNDHIITLFMKYLLKLNPNSADMELVTTETNFETAKAIITDFLTNVEIKRNNRSVYLFDLLIYSSLLVHQDYAFASKMIRISRAYGLPFTFNQIYPFIMFHYYRNEYKQAELWYRELVKHGVRSKASPTKNLFKIARELNWDVTGFVYRKFGIYRNYKKREELAKLQRDPVLFIEDSQVEDEVTEELIDVPSNHHNDFNFGDELSSILHQADLTKGL, via the coding sequence atgaataatttgaaaagagTTGGAAGGTATGGTTGTTCAGTACGATGTAATGGGTTCATACATAATTTGCGCCATTTCGCTACATCACCGAGTATCGTCAACCATACTTTAACCGACCAACCCTTTAGTGTACCAAAAGCAAGAATACGGCCACATATATTTACCGGGAAGAGCAAAAGAGATGCCATAAAGTACACGGATTTGCCGATAGATACATATCCTAATCCATTGTTCAGCATGagtaaagaagaaatcttagaattgaatagtCAAAGCTACTTACATTTATTAAATGTACcatataaatcaatatcagaGACAGATAAATTTTGTCTTAACATAATAGAAATAGCTAATGAGCTTATAATACTGGATACTAAGAAAGTGACGAAGTTGTTGATCAACATCAAAGATACAGATATGACAAGCATAATAACGAGTACCTTGAGAAAATACTTTATAAATGATAGAGTGAAAAGTTCgatattagaatttatGGATTCTCCTATCAGTGGAAGCTTTCGTGAGGGGTTCTTTAACAATATATCGCATATATTAGAGTTGCAAGATAAATCTGACGATCAaaaatctgaaattttattaagctatttgaataaactTGCGTTAGTAGGTAGTGTTAACAAAAAGCCACTAGTTCTTAACAAAGGATTTTATGAAAAAATAATCTCACTAATTCCAGCAACACGCTATGCAGAgttttattcatatttgcttaatttaaatatacaAACTTATGCAACTCAGCAACTTGATAACctaaaatataaattgataatggGATCAAATTTGGAGAAATTTGTTGTTAGAACTGGTTGGATGGATTCAAAATGGCATGATGTCCAAAGACCTACCTTTGATAGTATTCATCAAGAAAAAATGGTACAGTTTTTTTCGATAAAGGACTTGAAAACCTTTGCtttatttgcaattaaaaAGGAGGATGTTGTCGATGCTACCTTatacttgaatttgatagTATCTAAATTTGAAGGGAAATGTAAGCAACGAATGGAACCAGGCTTTAATCAAAGACTGATAGAGGCGACGTTACTGGATGATATCCAGTCTGTTCTAAATGTTATACTTAACTATATTATGGTATTTAAAGGTTCTCAAAGCTGTATTAAAGTATTAAAGTATATGGTTAAAAATCATTTGGATGTTAAATTTGAGAATCTTTTAACTATAATGATCAACTTACGGGCTCAAGGCTACTACCAAGAAGCACTCCTACTTATGAATAACATTCACTTGAAAAGTTTAAACAATACCCAGTTGTTGCATTTAATAGAGGAAATCTTacaattaattaaagaaaaatatccTACATCACCAAAAATTCTCATTGGTTATGTTACTTCGATGTTTAGCGGAAATCAAAAAAGCATTGAAGATAATCTGGGTCTTACACTTTTAGACGACCTTAATTTGCTTTCAGTTGTGTATTCCGGAGGAGAAATAGGTAAACTTTCACAATCATTATCTATAGTTCAAAAAGCGAATGTTGACAATAGCTTAACAGGTTTTGAATTTACGCCTAACGGATTAACACAAGTATATggaattatattaaattcgCTCCCCAATTCTCAAATAACTCCTGACTacatttttaaattatatgtGACATATATACTGAAGCTAATGGCCTCAAGAGATTCTACAACGATCGGAGAAGGAGCAAATCAGCAGCATGTTTTCcatgaaaataatttgaacGATCACATTATTACCTTATTCATGAAATATCTATTAAAGTTGAACCCCAACTCAGCAGACATGGAATTGGTAACCACTGAAACTAACTTCGAAACAGCTAAAGCCATCATAACTGATTTTCTTACCAATGTTGAAATAAAGAGAAACAATCGTTCCGTTTATTTGTTCGATTTGCTCATCTATTCTAGTTTACTTGTTCATCAGGATTACGCATTTGCCTCAAAGATGATCAGAATCTCCCGAGCCTATGGCCTCCCATTCACGTTTAACCAAATATATCCGTTCATCAtgtttcattattatagaaATGAGTACAAGCAAGCTGAATTGTGGTATCGCGAACTAGTTAAACATGGCGTGAGATCTAAAGCTTCCCCCACGAAaaatcttttcaaaattgcTCGTGAATTGAACTGGGATGTCACTGGTTTTGTATACCGTAAATTTGGTATCTATAGAAACTACAAGAAGCGGGAAGAATTAGCAAAGCTTCAAAGAGACCCTGTATTATTTATAGAAGACAGCCAAGTCGAAGATGAAGTTACTGAAGAATTAATCGATGTTCCATCCAATCATCATAAcgatttcaattttggtGACGAATTATCTTCTATTCTTCATCAGGCTGATCTTACAAAAGGATTATAA
- a CDS encoding DEHA2D16192p (similar to uniprot|Q05567 Saccharomyces cerevisiae YDR294C DPL1 Dihydrosphingosine phosphate lyase regulates intracellular levels of sphingolipid long-chain base phosphates (LCBPs) degrades phosphorylated long chain bases prefers C16 dihydrosphingosine-l-phosphate as a substrate), translating to MHALFETDWFLDSKKYGTPCIPKSFNEFMYLVEINAFYTYNKLRDYINTYYINAYCGVWGYLAIIRDAVFIYLMYSYMSQMVVLIRGRGMIASIRIFIHAISKRGFQFLLSIPPIKKKIDQELSETTKKIEEELMQNDESLMQFKSLPEKGLDATIVKKELDRLQDLKHSDWYNGRVSGAVYHGGNELLDLQSDAYHKYSIANQLHPDVFPGIRKMESEIVSMVLRLFNAPEEGCGSTTSGGTESLLLAGLSAREYGKFYKNISNPEIIAPITIHAGIEKACYYFGMKLHKVDLDPVTFKVDVNKVKKLINGNTVLLVGSAPNFPHGIIDDIEALSNLAVKYKIPLHVDACLGSFIVSFLEKSKVHGDKPIPKFDFRLPGVTSISCDTHKYGFAPKGSSIVMYRNSKLRQCQYYISTDWTGGMYGSPTLAGSRPGALMAGCWATLVNFGEDNYAESCRTIVGASMKLKCAIKEHEMLSKYLEVIGDPIGSVVAFGVTKNYRSTLSIYKIGECLSSKGWHFSTLQNPAALHFALTRLTVPVIGELISDLVEVTSAALKDESNSESEIAALYGVAGSVKTTGVAERVVVAFLDTLYKI from the coding sequence ATGCatgcattatttgaaacTGATTGGTTCTTGGATAGCAAGAAGTATGGAACTCCATGTATACCAAAAagttttaatgaatttatgtATTTAGTGGAAATCAATGCGTTCTATACGTACAACAAATTGAGAGATTATATTAATACCTATTATATAAATGCATATTGTGGCGTATGGGGATACTTGGCTATTATACGTGATGCAGTATTCATCTATTTGATGTATCTGTATATGAGCCAAATGGTTGTGCTTATTAGAGGCCGTGGTATGATTGCTTCtattagaatatttatacacGCTATAAGTAAACGAggttttcaatttttacTCTCCATCCCACctataaagaaaaagatcGATCAAGAACTATCAGAAACTACcaagaaaattgaagagGAGTTGATGCAGAATGATGAAAGTTTAATGCAATTTAAATCATTGCCAGAAAAGGGATTGGATGCTACAATAGTGAAAAAGGAGTTGGACAGGTTGCAAGACTTGAAGCACTCTGATTGGTACAATGGTAGAGTAAGCGGAGCTGTGTATCACGGAGGgaatgaattattggatttaCAATCAGATGCGTACCACAAGTATTCCATTGCTAATCAGCTACACCCTGATGTATTTCCAGGTATTCGTAAAATGGAATCCGAAATCGTATCTATGGTTTTGCGCTTATTTAATGCACCAGAAGAAGGATGTGGGTCTACTACTTCAGGTGGTACCGAGTCCTTATTATTGGCAGGTTTATCTGCAAGGGAGTATGGAAAGTTCTAtaagaatatttctaatcCTGAAATCATTGCACCAATAACTATCCATGCTGGCATTGAGAAGGCctgttattattttggtATGAAATTACACAAGGTTGACTTGGACCCTGTCACATTCAAGGTTGATGTTAATAAGgttaagaaattaattaacGGAAATACTGTTTTATTAGTAGGATCGGCTCCAAATTTCCCACATGGTATTATTGACGATATTGAAGCTTTGTCTAATTTAGCagttaaatataaaattccTTTACATGTTGATGCTTGTCTTGGTTCATTTATTGTCTCATTTTTAGAGAAATCGAAAGTTCATGGTGATAAACCAATTCCAAAGTTTGATTTCAGGTTACCGGGGGttacttcaatttcatgTGACACACATAAGTATGGATTTGCTCCTAAAGGTTCTTCGATCGTAATGTACCGTAACTCTAAATTGCGTCAATGCCAGTATTACATTCTGACTGATTGGACAGGTGGTATGTATGGATCGCCTACTCTAGCAGGATCAAGACCTGGCGCACTCATGGCTGGTTGCTGGGCAACTTTAGTTAACTTTGGCGAGGATAATTACGCCGAGTCTTGTCGTACAATAGTCGGAGcttcaatgaaattaaagtGTGCGATTAAAGAACATGAGATGTTAAGTAAATACCTAGAGGTTATTGGGGACCCTATAGGATCAGTGGTAGCATTTGGGGTTACTAAAAACTATAGAAGTACGCTCAGTATCTATAAAATTGGCGAGTGTTTGAGCTCTAAAGGTTGGCACTTTTCTACATTGCAGAATCCTGCCGCATTACACTTTGCACTTACCAGATTGACCGTTCCGGTTATCGGTGAATTAATATCCGATCTAGTAGAAGTGACAAGTGCCGCTCTCAAGGATGAATCGAATTCAGAGAGTGAAATTGCCGCCTTATATGGTGTAGCTGGTAGTGTTAAGACTACGGGTGTGGCAGAAAGAGTCGTCGTTGCGTTCCTAGATACCTTGTATAAAAtatga
- a CDS encoding DEHA2D16170p (weakly similar to uniprot|Q06328 Saccharomyces cerevisiae YDR352W Hypothetical ORF) has protein sequence MGDFLSFTSCLLNDVVLKFQVYLSLFFLCNDVTLCYQYYYYNSVYPRKYGNIENLDTEERSKGDETMVNTDIKASEDDPVRANNASVHTTANAIHIRSSNSNSNNKAPSHTLVQSISSSASSNNNSYSSINDNQQYLKTLAIGSILNTSVAAAMPVSMGTMADDTSFSSSINKEVLGVFLAWSCTCVYVASRCPQLYKNYKRKSVDGISPILFGCALVGNLTYTLSILTSCDFVYGDAKSNFFVKELPYILGSSGTVVFDFLYFYQRFLYKGAGRNTTVMSMDDWDHINHSNNNHENSVLL, from the coding sequence ATGGGAGATTTCTTGAGCTTCACTAGTTGCTTGCTTAACGATGTTgttttgaaattccaaGTTTACTTGAGTTTGTTTTTCTTGTGCAATGATGTTACATTGTGCTAccaatattattactataaTAGCGTATACCCTAGAAAGTATGGCAATATCGAGAATTTGGATACAGAGGAAAGAAGTAAGGGTGATGAGACCATGGTTAATACAGACATAAAAGCATCTGAGGATGACCCAGTTAGGGCTAACAATGCATCTGTACATACAACAGCCAATGCAATTCATATTAGATCTTCAAACtccaattcaaataacAAGGCACCATCTCATACATTGGTGCAatctatatcatcatcgGCATCAtcgaataataatagttatAGTTCAATCAACGATAATCAACAATACTTGAAGACGTTAGCTATTGGATCTATATTAAACACATCAGTGGCAGCGGCAATGCCAGTTTCCATGGGAACAATGGCTGATGACACTCtgttttcttcatcaataaataaggaAGTATTGGGAGTATTTTTGGCCTGGAGTTGCACGTGTGTTTATGTTGCCTCTAGATGCCCACAATTATACAAGAACTACAAGAGAAAATCAGTAGATGGAATTTCTCCTATATTATTCGGATGTGCATTAGTGGGGAACTTAACTTACACATTATCCATTTTGACAAGTTGTGATTTTGTATATGGTGATGCAAAATCCAACTTTTTTGTCAAGGAACTTCCATACATATTAGGAAGCTCGGGCACAGTTGTCTTTGACTTCTTATATTTCTATCAGAGATTCTTATACAAAGGTGCTGGAAGAAATACCACTGTCATGAGTATGGATGATTGGGATCACATCAACCATTCAAACAATAATCATGAAAATTCGGTTTTATTATAA
- a CDS encoding DEHA2D16236p (weakly similar to CA4717|IPF8663 Candida albicans IPF8663 Unknown function) — protein sequence MASNNSTSQLAALAAFKAINNKKNEESQPNNRSRIPLKVDTTAPPQTQMKALNSATRAKSSNKISQTQADKTRGQTSERKDQKTTPTGSNMTNIFKMPNTPKTPKISKSAETPNSVGASRRSSTYSNSFAVESLENEPPKNDNFGEPLSTVNNLERRKTVSQHSLNYDPQDMIRNVKNSIGSKYISNDLSPGQVNTKRLSTGTQPKDMLDSVRNSINSKTKTNSKNQEMSQRNALILNGIRDSIDSKRISSHHDNSTISLPLAEERDKILKSISKSNNPEEQLMLYGQPIYNYSSSSFASSFSENDNDQLRTPVIIRTDMDLLDPDSNASIQHDERENYSNEDDDFEYNDTYDTKEDKEVSPINIPLSSHACARLGISNNDTPKTFMNLRIQTPDKEDSSRLKPKRKPPPEMDNDSISPTFTEQSDGYQTEGDDRMSDASSNRTRRHSVQYNDYGGYSDASSKSQIKVNDDSDYSYFDESDLSGSETPSVEKIDNDKSFLDDRLPIFPDIKAKSRKLFRNRKSKPIYNSDDPDTSKSDLQSATEELKNISVPSRTSTPVMGHQSQPVQLKATMRTNKKREKKYSFNENKPWKNHSELSYIAESERKRYEGLWVSNKGLYINCAVSRFIGVDYNGKPEIESQIENQDAPTTAALLSSRTTNEDNSNVVQQNFHNLLSAETSQLIHGVVVKRIWKRSRLPKETLEAIWDLVDFRKDGTLNKPEFLVGMWLVDQCLYGRKLPKKVDGTVWNSLGNVGLNVVLKKKGRR from the coding sequence atggCGTCTAATAACTCTACAAGTCAGTTGGCGGCATTGGCGGCGTTTAAGgctatcaataataaaaaaaatgaagaGCTGCAACCTAATAACAGATCCAGAATACCATTAAAAGTTGACACAACAGCCCCACCACAGACACAAATGAAGGCATTAAACTCGGCTACCAGAGCAAAATCTAGCAATAAGATATCACAGACTCAAGCAGATAAGACTCGAGGCCAAACATCAGAAAGAAAAGACCAGAAAACAACACCAACAGGTTCAAATATGacaaatattttcaaaatgcCAAATACACCAAAAACACCTAAAATTAGTAAATCCGCCGAGACACCTAATTCAGTAGGTGCTCTGAGAAGATCATCTACGTATAGCAATTCGTTTGCGGTTGAAAGCCTAGAGAACGAGCCACctaaaaatgataattttggTGAGCCTCTATCTACCGTTAATAACCTTGAAAGACGTAAGACCGTTTCACAACATTCATTAAATTACGATCCTCAAGACATGATACGGAATGTGAAAAATTCCATTGGGTCGAAATACATATCGAATGATTTATCTCCGGGTCAAGTAAACACTAAGAGACTATCGACGGGAACTCAACCTAAGGATATGTTAGACCTGGTAAGAAACTcgataaattcaaaaactaaaaccaattcaaaaaatcaGGAAATGTCACAGAGAAATGCACTTATATTAAATGGAATAAGGGATAGTATTGATCTGAAGAGAATATCGAGTCATCATGACAACAGCACAATATCATTACCTCTAGCCGAGGAGAGGGACAAAATCCTTAAATCAATATCGAAGAGTAACAATCCAGAAGAGCAATTGATGCTTTATGGTCAACcaatatataattactcttcttcttcctttgcATCATCGTTTCTGGAAAATGACAACGACCAATTGCGTACGCCAGTGATTATTAGGACTGATATGGATCTTCTTGATCCTGATAGTAACGCATCAATTCAGCACGATGAACGTGAAAATTACTCcaatgaagatgacgacTTTGAGTACAATGATACCTATGATACTAAGGAAGACAAGGAAGTTTCACCGATTAATATCCCGCTATCACTGCATGCTTGTGCTAGGTTAGGTATTAGTAACAACGATACTCCTAAAACTTTTATGAACCTAAGGATTCAGACTCCCGATAAAGAAGATTCATCGAGACTTAAACCTAAAAGGAAACCTCCACCTGAGATGGATAACGATTCCATTTCCCCAACATTTACGGAACAAAGTGATGGATATCAGACTGAGGGGGATGATAGGATGTCTGATGCTTCGAGTAATAGGACACGAAGACATAGCGTGCAATATAACGATTATGGTGGTTATTCTGATGCATCTAGTAAATCACAAATTAAGGTAAATGACGATAGTGATTATTCCTATTTTGATGAAAGTGATTTAAGTGGGTCTGAGACTCCAAGCGTGGAGAAAATTGACAATGATAAACTGTTTTTAGATGATAGACTCCCAATATTTCCAGATATTAAGGCGAAATCCAGAAAGCTTTttagaaatagaaaatCTAAACCGATTTATAATCTGGATGATCCTGATACATCAAAATCTGATCTACAATCAGCTACTGAAGAGctcaaaaatatttctgtCCCCTCAAGAACATCAACTCCAGTAATGGGCCATCAATCACAACCGGTTCAATTAAAAGCAACGATGAGAacaaacaagaaaagagaaaagaaatacTCTTTCAATGAGAACAAACCATGGAAAAATCATAGTGAGCTATCATATATTGCTGAGCTGGAAAGAAAGAGATACGAGGGTTTGTGGGTAAGTAACAAAGGATTGTACATTAATTGTGCGGTTTCTAGATTCATTGGCGTTGATTATAATGGCAAACCAGAAATTGAGCTGCAAATTGAGAATCAAGATGCACCTACCACAGCCGCTTTATTATCCTCGAGGACTACGAATGAGGATAATTCTAATGTCgttcaacaaaatttcCATAATCTATTATCAGCAGAAACATCACAACTAATTCACGGAGTTGTAGTAAAAAGAATCTGGAAAAGAAGCAGATTACCTAAAGAAACACTAGAAGCTATCTGGGATTTGGTTGATTTTAGGAAAGATGGAACGTTAAACAAACCTGAATTTTTAGTAGGGATGTGGTTAGTAGATCAATGTCTTTATGGAAGAAAGTTGCCAAAAAAGGTTGATGGTACAGTATGGAATAGTCTTGGGAATGTTGGCTTGAACGTagtattgaagaagaaaggcAGAcgttga